From the genome of Pseudomonas migulae:
CGAGAGCGTCGTGCGAACGACGCATGTCACGGGCAGAGCGGGATTTTTTGTTCTGCTGAACAGCCATAATTGATTAACTCCTAAACGTTTGGGTCACGCTTTAACTGCGCCAATACACTGAACGGGTTGGACCGCGTTACCTCGTCCTCGCTCGGTTCGGCCTCTTCGAGACCCCCCGGCTGCTGGCATTCTTCCGGATGATGAGCAGGCACAATGGGCAAGGCGAGCAGAAGCTCCTCCTCGATCAGTGACTGCAGATCCAATGGATCTTCGCCCAGTTCCAGCACGTCATAACCTTTCGGCAACGACTGGGTATTCGCACCCTCCTTCACCACAGCATAACTGCATTCGCTATGGATCGGCAGGGTGACCAGCTCAAGACAACGCTGGCAAACCATTTTGACTTCGGTGTCGATAAAGCTGTGGATTACCACAGACTTACGTTCATCTCGTTCAAAAACGAATTTAGCCTGCACCGTACCGACAGTGTCGGAAAGCGGGTCGCAGAGTCTCTCCAAATCGGCCAGCAGCAGTTCACCTTGAAGGGTGGTGCCACGGTCAGCCAATTTGCGCGGGTCAACGTGAGGTGGAATCGGGTCATTCAACATAGGCGCAGCATTATAGGGATGCACCCGGCCATGTCAAAGGAAATTCAGCCCTGTCCGTCACCTGGAAGCCTCGTTAGAATTCGCGCCTGTCTTCTGGAGATGCGCATGCTGCCTTTATTACTCGCTTCTAGCTCGGCATATCGCCGGGAATTGCTGGCCCGCTTGCAGCTGCCATTCACCTGTAGCTCGCCGGATATCGATGAAAGTCATCGCCCGGGAGAGCCCGCCATCGAGCTGGTAAAGCGCCTCGCCAAAGAAAAAGCCCAGGCCCTCACCGGCAGCCATTCCGCTCATCTGATCATCGGCTCCGATCAGGTCGCAGTGCTCGGCGACAGGATCATCGGCAAGCCCCACACCTTCGAAAAGGCCCGTGAACAGCTGCAGGCGTCGAGCGGCGCCAGCGTGACCTTCCTGACCGGCCTCGCCCTGCTCAACAGCCAGACCGGACACTGCCAGGTCGACTGCGTGCCATTCACCGTACACATGCGCACGCTCGACACTGCACGCATCGAACGCTACCTGCGCGCCGAACAACCCTACGATTGCGCTGGCAGCTTCAAGGCCGAAGGTTTGGGGGTGAGCCTGTTTCAAAGCACCGAAGGCCCTGACGCCACCAGTCTGATCGGACTGCCGCTGATTCGCCTGATCGACATGCTGCTGAATGAAGGCGTGCAAATCCCCTGAACACAAAAAACCGGCCAAACAGGCCGGTTTTTTATGCAGACAGAAGATCAGCGCAGCGACGGACCGTTAAACCCCATCCACATCGCCAAATGCTCAGCCACGCTGGCACCAAGCTTCTTCGAGAAGCGATCGAACGGCGATTCCTGAACGGTGAAGTCCACCAGCTCTTTTTCACCAATCACGTCACGCGCCACCGAACTGGCATTGCCCAGGCCATCGATCAAGCCCAGCGGCAACGCCTGCTCACCGGACCAGACCAACCCGGAGAACAACTCCGGATGCTCTTTGTCCTTGAGGCGATCGCCACGCCCCTTCTTGACGCTGCTGATGAACTGCTGGTGCGTCGTATCGAGCACGCCCTGCCAGAACCGCGTCTCTTCAGGCTTTTGCGGCTGGAACGGATCGAGGAACGACTTGTGCTCGCCAGACGTGTAGGTGCGACGCTCGACACCCAGTTTCTCCATGGTGCCGACAAACCCGTAACCCGCCGCCGTCACACCAATGGAGCCCACCAGACTCGCCTTGTCGGCATAAATCTGATCCGCCGCACTGGCGATGTAATAGGCGCCGGAAGCGCCCAGGTCGGAGATCACCGCATAAACCTTGGTGTCCGGGTGCAGGCCACGCAAGCGGCGGATCTCGTCATAAACGTAACCCGACTGCACCGGACTGCCGCCCGGACTGTTGATGCGCAGGATGACGCCCTTGACCTTCTCATCTTCAAAGGCTGCGCGCAGGCTGCCGACGATGTTGTCAGCGCTGGCGGGCTCCTTGTCGGCGATCATGCCCGTCACGTCGATCAGCGCGGTGTAATTGCCGCTGCGGCTGGCGGCTTTTTCCATGTCCATCAGCGGCGTGAACAGGACCAGCGCGCCAAACAGATACACAAAGGTCAGCAGCTTGAAGAAAATCCCCCAGCGCCGCGAACGGCGCTGCTCCTGCACGCTGGCCAGCAGGGTTTTTTCCAGCAGCTTCCAGCTCTTCTCGTCACCGCTCTCTGCGCTCGCCTTGGCGGGTGCTTTCCATTCGTCGGTCATGACATCTACCCCAGCAAAAATCTATTAGGCCCGCTGACTCAGCCAGGCATGCAATTCTGAAAAACGATCGATGGCCAGTGCCGGCTCGAACAGCTTCAGCGCCTCGATCGATTGCGCGCCGTAGCTGACCGCCACCGAATCCATGCCGGCATTGCGCGCCATCTGCAGGTCGAAGGATGAATCACCGACCATCAACGCTTGCTCCGGGCGAACCTCGCAATGGGTGAGGATCTGCTCGAGCATCAGCGGATGGGGCTTGCTGGCGGTTTCGTCGGCCGCGCGGGTGATGTCGAAATAATCCTCCCAACCATGCGCCTGCAGCACACGATCCAGCCCGCGACGCGCCTTGCCGGTCGCAACCGCCAGGTGATAACCCTCGGCGCGAAACGCCTCCATCGACTCGACCACCCCTTCAAACAGCGGCGAAGGAACGGCTTCCGAAGCGATGTAGTGATCGGCATAGTGCTGACGGAAAGCCACCAGTTCGTTGTCGCCGATTTCCGGATACAACGTGCGAATGGCTTCCGGAAGGCCCAGCCCGATGATGCCCTTGACGGCAAAATCATCGCGCAACGGGAAACCGGATCGTTCGGACGCGACGTGCATCGCCTCGACAATCCGACCAATGGAGTCGGCGAGCGTGCCGTCCCAATCGAAAATCAGCAGTTTGTAATCAGATGGGCGCACTCAATCGCTCCACGGTCTTGGCCCACATCTCGTCGACAGGTGCCTGCAACTTCAGCTCGCCACCATCGGGCAGCGGCACGGTCAGCATGTAGGCATGCAGGAACAGGCGCTTGCCGCCCAGGTCACGGATTTCCTTGCTGAAACCTTCGTCGCCGTACTTGGTGTCGCCAGCGATGCAATGCCCGGCGTGCAGGGTGTGGACGCGGATCTGGTGAGTCCGGCCGGTAATCGGCTTGGCTTCGATCAGGGTGGCAAAGTCGCCGAATCGGCGCAGGACCTTGAACACGGTCACAGACTCCTTGCCCTCCTCCTCGTCGACTTCGACCATCCGCTCGCCGGAACGCAGATTGCTCTTGCCCAGCGATGCTCGGACTTGCTTGATCGAGGCCGCCCAGTTACCGCGGACCAGCGCCATGTAGCGTTTGTCCACGCCATCACCGCGCAAGGCCGTGTGCAAGTGACGCAGCATGCTGCGTTTCTTGGCGATCATCAGCAGGCCGGACGTGTCACGGTCGAGACGGTGAACCAGCTCAAGCTCCTTGGCATCGGGGCGCAACTGACGAAAGGCTTCGATCACGCCGTAAGTCAGGCCGCTGCCGCCGTGAACCGCGATACCGCAAGGCTTGTTGATCACCATCAACGCTTTGTCTTCATAGATAATCGAGGCTTCGAGTCGCTGCAGCAGGCCCTGGGCCAGCGGCACAGGTTCGTCGCGTTCAGGCACGCGAACCGGCGGCACGCGCACGATATCGCCCGCCTGCAGCTTGTATTCGGGCTTGATCCGGCCTTTGTTCACTCGCACTTCGCCTTTACGCAAAATGCGGTAAATCAAGGTCTTGGGCACGCCTTTGAGCCGAGCGAGAAGGAAGTTATCAATTCGTTGGCCGGCATATTCCGGCGAGACCTCCAGCAGTTGTACGGCTGGGGTCGAAGGGGCAGTAGTCGTCATGGCGCGGATGATATCAATTTTTTATGGAATTGAAGCACTTAATCATTACTGCTATAGTCGCGAACGCCGCCAAAAGCGGCCTGGGCAGCGGACCAACGGTCAAAAACCGGCCCTGACCAATGCAATTCACCAGGACGCGAGGCCGTCCTACGGGGCTTTCGCTACGTAACGGTGGAGTTTGCAGGTGTAACGAGCGCAGGTGACATAAGGCCTGAATCACGCCGCAAAGCAGAGTTTTCACTCGCTTTACGAGCCAATATTCACGGCCAGTTCACAAAGTGCAGTCAGCTGCGAATGACCCCGAGCGAACGCTTCGGAAACAACGCCTAAATTAGCCATGATGCGTGACCTCCCCTTTCGGAGCTCACGGTAAATGCCAACCCGCTGCGGATTCTGCGCGCGGCAGCACCCGAATTATCAGGGATACGTGTAGGGTGGAGATGCACAACCGCTGGACTGTGTAGCAATAGGCTTTATCAAGACGCTTCATCTCGTCCACAGCCGCTGGTTGATTCCTCCTCCTGACTGAGTGCTTAAGTAGCCACAGCAAGCAGGACGCGTACGTCGCGACGAAGGCCCACATTGGCCGGACTTCGCTGGACACGGGAATGGCCAACCACTCCCGACGCACCTGACACCGACCATGAGAAGTCGTGTGTGCCGAACGCCGTTTCCGGCAGCCCGGAAACCGACGGTACTACATGAAAAGAATGCTGATTAACGCAACTCAACCCGAAGAGTTGCGTGTTGCACTGGTAGATGGCCAACGCCTCTACGACCTGGACATCGAATCCGGTGCACGCGAGCAGAAGAAGGCCAACATCTATAAAGGCCGGATTACTCGCATCGAACCAAGCCTTGAGGCTGCCTTTGTCGATTTCGGCTCCGAGCGCCACGGCTTCCTGCCCCTCAAAGAAATCTCCCGCGAATACTTCAAGAAGGCTCCTGAAGGCCGCGTCAACATCAAGGACGTCCTGAGCGAAGGCCAGGAAGTCATCGTTCAGGTCGAAAAAGAAGAACGTGGCAACAAGGGCGCCGCCCTGACCACCTTCATCAGCCTGGCCGGTCGTTATCTCGTTCTGATGCCGAACAACCCGCGTGCCGGCGGTATCTCCCGTCGCATCGAAGGTGAAGAGCGCAACGAACTGCGTGAAGCCCTGAACGGCCTGGTTGCCCCGGCCGACATGGGTCTGATCGTGCGCACTGCCGGCCTCGGCCGCAGCAGCGAAGAAATGCAGTGGGACCTCGATTACCTGCTGCAACTCTGGACCGCCATCAAAGAAGCCTCGCTGGATCGTTCCGCGCCATTCCTGATCTACCAGGAAAGCAACGTGATCATCCGCGCCATCCGCGATTACCTGCGCCAGGACATCGGCGAAGTGCTGATCGACAGCGTTGAAGCCCAGGACGAAGCCCTGACCTTCATCCGCCAGGTGATGCCGCAGTACGCCAGCAAGATCAAGCTGTACGAAGACAGCGTTCCGCTGTTCAACCGTTTCCAGATCGAAAGCCAGATCGAGACCGCTTTCCAGCGCGTCGTTGAACTGCCTTCCGGCGGCTCCATCGTTATCGATCCGACCGAAGCCCTGGTGTCCATCGACATCAACTCGGCGCGCGCCACCAAAGGCAGCGACATCGAAGAAACCGCCCTGCAGACCAACCTTGAAGCCGCCGAAGAAATCGCCCGTCAGTTGCGCCTGCGCGACATCGGCGGCCTAATCGTCATCGACTTCATCGACATGACCCCTGCCAAGAACCAGCGCGCCGTGGAAGAAAAAGTCCGCGAATGCCTGGAAGCCGACCGCGCTCGCGTGCAAGTCGGTCGCATCTCGCGCTTCGGCCTGCTGGAAATGTCCCGTCAGCGCCTGCGTCCATCGCTCGGCGAAAGCAGCGGCATCGTTTGCCCGCGTTGCAACGGCACCGGCATCATCCGTGACGTTGAATCGCTGTCGCTGGCGATCCTGCGCCTGATCGAAGAAGAAGCCCTGAAAGACCGCACCGCCGAAGTCCGCGCCCAAGTGCCGATTCCGGTCGCAGCCTTCCTGCTCAACGAAAAACGCAACTCGATCACCAAGATCGAACTGCGCACCCGTGCCCGCATCGTCATTCTGCCGAACGATCACCTCGAGACGCCGCACTTCGAAGTTCAGCGTCTGCGCGATGACAGCCCGGAAGCCGCGGTTGGCCAGTCCAGCTACGAAATCGCTGCTGCCGCTGCCGAAGTCGAAGAAGTCCAGCCAGCCGCTGCGACCCGCACCCTGGTTCGCCAGGAAGCCGCGGTCAAGACTGCTCCGGCCCGCGCCAACGCTCCGGTTCCGACCGAAGTCGTTGCTGCTCCTGTTGCTGCACCGGCCGTCGTGCCAGAGCCAAGCTTGTTCAAAGGCCTGGTGAAGTCGCTGGTTGGTCTGTTTGCAACCAAGGAAGAGCCTGCTGCTCCGGTTGCGGTTGAAAAACCGGCGACCACCGAGCGTCCGGCCCGCAACGAAGAGCGCCGCAACGGTCGCCAGCAGAGCCGCAACCGTAACGGTCGCCGCGATGAAGAGCGCAAGCCTCGCGAGGAACGTGCACCGCGTGAAGAACGCGCACCACGTGAGCCACGCGAAGCCCGCGAAGCCCGCGAAGAAACCCCGGCAGTCGCTCGTGAAGAACGCGCTCCACGCGAAGAACGCGCACCGCGCGCCCCGCGTGAAGAACGTGCACCGCGCGCGCCTCGCGAAGATCGCAAGCCACGTGGCGAGCGTGAAGAGCGGGTTCGTGAACTGCGTGAACCTCTGGATGCCACGGCTCCGGTCGCTGCAGCTGCAGCTACCGCTGAAGAGCGTCCAGCCCGCCAGCCACGCGAAGAACGTGCTCCACGCCCACCGCGTGAAGAGCGTCAACCACGTGCCGAGCAAGCCGCTGCCGCTGTAGCCGAAGAAGAACTGACCGGCAACGAAGAGCAACTGCAGGAAGACGGTCAGGAAGGCGCCGAAGGCGATCGTCCACGCCGCCGCTCCCGTGGCCAGCGTCGTCGCAGCAACCGTCGCGAGCGTCAACGCGATGCCAACGGCAACGTGATCGAAGGTTCGGAAGAATCGGAATCCGCGGAAGGCAACGAAGCGGGCGAAAGCCGCGAAGCGCCAAGCGCTGCCGATCTGGCCGCCGGTCTTGCCGTTACCGCAGCCGTTGCCAGCAGCGTGATCAGCGCTCCGGCCGAAGCACAAGCCAACGAGCAAGCCGAACGCGCCACTGCCGCCACACTGGAAACTGCTCCAGTAGAAGCGCCGGTCGTTGAAGCGACTACGCCTGTAGAAGTAACTTCCGCTCCGGAAATCGAAGTGGCACCGGCTCAGGAAGCACAGCCTCAGGTTGAAGCTGCCGCTGAACCGGCGTTCATTGCTGAAGCGCCTGCCGTGGTTGCAGAGCCGGTTGTTGAAACCGTTGCTGAAACCGTGACCGAAACGGTTCGTGAAGTTCGCGAAGAGCAAACCGCGTTCAACTGGGTTGCCGAGACAGCTGTTGCCGAAGCGCCAGCACCAGAAGCTGAAGCCAAGGTCTCCGAGCCAGTAGTGGCTGCTGCCGAACCTGCTCCGGTGGTCGAAGCGCCTGCGCCGGTTGTCGCTGAAGTGGCTGTACCAGCCGTCGAAGCCGCTCCCGTCAGCGCCCTGACGCCAAGTGGCCGCGCGCCGAACGACCCGCGTGAAGTGCGTCGTCGCAAGCGTGAAGAAGAGCGTCTGCAGAAGGAAGCCGAACTAGCTGCCGCTGCTGCTCCGGTCGCTGTCGAAGTGGCACCTGTTGTGGCTGAAGTCGTCGAGGCAGCTCCTGCCCCGGCTGCTGAAGTCACTGCCGAGCCAGCTGACTCCGTGATCGACGAAGCACCGCGCTCCGTTCAGGAAGCGGTAGAGCAACACGAACAAGCCCTGGAAAAAGAACACGAGCCTAAACCCCTCGTCTGATTCCATCGGCCATTAAAATGCCCCGTCTGGTGATCCAGGCGGGGCTTTTTTTATGTCTTGAATATCACCAAGAACGAATGTGGGAGCGGGCTTGCTCGCGAATGCGGTGGATCAGCGTGCATCAATGTTTGAATGTTGAACCGGATTCGCGAGCAAGCCCGCTCCCACATTTGAGCTGCGCCACGCCTACTTGAAGACCAACGCAGCGGGCACATCCACATCCCACAACACCCCGGGATCGTCCACCGCGACCTCGACCATCCTCGCCGACGCAAACAATGGCTTGGCCCCGTGATCTCCGGACAACGCCATCAATCCCGGTCCAAACGAACGCCCGAAACCCACTGGGTGCCCATACTTCCCTTGATGTACCGGCACACTGACAGAGTCATCAGCAACCCCCGCTACCACCCGCTCAATACTCGACGGCAAAATAAACGGCATATCCCCCAACACAATCAACCACCCACCGAGCTGCGGGCACACCGCCACCCCAGCCGCGATGCTGTCACCCATGCCGGTCGATTCGATCAGCACAATCTCAAATCCATAAGCCTGGGCCATGCGAATCACTTGCGGGCGATCTTCGGTCGTCACCAGAACGCGTTTTTCAAGGCTGGCCGGCACACTCACCAGCACCTGCTCGATCACCGAACGAACGGCGCCATCGCGTCCCGCACAGTCCGCCAGCAACTTATCCTTGTCGGCTCCCGCCACTTGCCGAAACCGGTTGCCCTGCCCCGCCGCCAACACGATAGCGCCGATTGGCTCACTCATACTTCCTCCCGCAACGGCTTCTTCTGTTTCAGCTCGACACCGTTCTTGATCGCCACAATTTCGGCCAGCAGCGACAAGGCGATTTCCGCCGGGGAATGGCTGCCGATGTGCAGACCGATCGGACCGTGCAAGCGTTCGATGGCCTCTTGTGACAAGCCTAGCTGAGCCAGGTTATCCCGGCGCTTCAGGCTGTTGACCCGTGAGCCCAGCGCGCCGACATAAAAGGCCCGGGAGTCGAGGGCCGTGAGCAGCGCCATGTCATCCAGGCGCGGATCGTGGGTCAGCGCAACGATGGCCGTGCGTTCGTCGGTTTGAATGTTCAGCACCGCTTCGTCCGGCATGCCGGAGACAAAGCGACCGTGCTGTTCTTCCCAGCCGTAGGCGAATTCGGTGCGCGGGTCGCAGATCAGCACTTCGAAATCCAGCAACCGCGCCATCTCGGCGACATACCGGGACAGTTGCCCCGCACCAATCAGCAACAATCGCCAGCGCGGACCGTAGATCGCCCGTAACGTGTGACCGTCGAAACTCAGCACATCGCTCTTGTTCGCCGGCTGCAACACCACGTCACCGGTTGCAAGATCCAGCGAGCGAGCAACGATTTCATGGCCTTCGCAACGCGCCAGCAATTCAGCGACCCATTCCGGGTCACCGACGCGTTCCTCGGTCAGGCGCAAGGTGCCACCGCACGGCAAACCGAAGCGTGCGGCCTCCTCGCGGGTAACGCCGTAGGTGATGAGTTGCACCGGCGGCCCGTCAGCCGGAATCCGGCCATCGTGCAGCCGGGCAATCAGGTCATCCTCGACACAACCACCGGACACCGAGCCAATCACCACCCCGTCTTCGCGCAAGGCCAACATGGCGCCAGGTGCCCGGGGCGCGGTGCCCCAGGTCTGGACCACGCTGTACAACACCACTCGCTGACCGGCGCGGCGCCATTCCAGCACGCTGCGCAGGACGTTCAGATCGACGCTGTCCATCAAGCCTCAGCCTTCTGCCAACCCTGCAACTGAAAGCGAACCGGCAGATCGCGGATACGTTTGCCAGTCGCGGCAAAGATCGCATTGCACAGCGCTGGCGCGATCGGCGGCACGCCCGGTTCACCGACACCGCCCAGCGGTACGTTGCCCGGAGGAGTCACCAGATGCACGGCGACTTCCTTCGGCGCCAGGGACATGCGCGCCACTTCGTACATATGGAAGTTGTCCTGCTGGACCTTGCCGTCCTTGAAACTGATTTCCCCCAGCACCGCATTGCCCAGGCCCATCACACAGGCACCTTCGAACTGCGAGCGAATCCGCTCCGGGTTGATCTGCGGACCGCAATCCACCGCAATATCGGCCTTGTGCACGATCAATGTGCCGTCGTCCTTGACTTCGACTTCGATCACCGCCGCCACATAGGTGACGAAGCTGTAATGCACCGCCAGCCCCAGGCCCCGACCCTTCGGCAACTCACGCCCCCAACCCGCCGCTTTGGCAGCGGTTTCCAGCACCGTGCGCATCCGCCCGGTGTCGATCGGATAGCGCTCGGGCGACTCACCGTAGTTCCACTCTTCACTCAAGGTGCGCGGATCGATCTGACGATCCGGCCCCAGCAACTTGATCTGATACTTGAGCGGATCCTCACCGGCCTTGTGCGCCAGCTCATCGACAAAGCTCTGAATCGCAAACCCGTGGGGAATGTTCGACACCGAGCGATACCAGCCAACCCGCGTATGGATCGCCGCTTCCGGGTTTTCCAGGCGCACGTTGGGAATCGCGTAAGCCATGTTGGTGAAACCCATGCCCAACTCGAAGGCCGCCTCGTGGTTCATGCCCGGTGCAAACAGCGCGGTGATACTCGGCGCCACAGTGCGGTGCAGCCAGCCGGACGGCAGGCCATCCTTGTTCAGGCTGGCTTTCAGATACTCGGCCGACACGGTGTGGAAATAGGAGCAATGGATGTCGTCTTCACGGGTCCACTGCACCCGAACCGCCTTGCCGGGGAATTCCTTGGCAAGGATCGCCGCTTCGATAATGAAGTCCGGCTTGGACTTGCGACCGAAACCGCCACCGAGCAAGGTGACATTAAAGGTGACGTTATCGAACGGAATGCCCAGGCGCTCGCCGATCCGTTCGCGGGTGACTTGCGGCGCCTGGCTCGGTGCCCAGGCTTCGCATACGCCGTCCTTGTAGCGTGCGATGGCGACCATTGGCTCCATCGGCGCCTGCGTCAGATGCGGCAGATAGTAGGAGGCTTCGACAGTGCTGTTGGCGCTACTCATGGCCTCGTCGATGTTGCCGGTATTGCGCACGACTTTGCCGGGTTTGAGCGACGCGGCTTCAATTTCCTTGCGGTAGGCGATCGAGTCGTAACTGGCGTTAGGCCCGTCATCCCATTCGATTTTCAGCGCGTCTCGGCCCTTGATTGCCGCCCAAGTGTTGCTGGCGACCACGGCCACGCCACCCAGCGGCTGGAATTCCGAGGGCAGCGGACGGCCTTCGATCCGGATGACTTTGATCACCCCCGGGACTTTCAGCGCGGCGCTGTCATCCACGGATTTGACCTTGCCGCCATAGACCGCCGGACGCGCGATGGTGGCGTACAGCATGCCGTCGAAATGCACGTCGGCACCGTAGATGGCGCGACCGTTGACGATGTCTGCACCGTCGATGGCTTTGGTGCCTTCCTTGCCGATGTAGCGGAACTCCGAAGGCTCCTTGAGCCGCACACTGTCGCGCGCCGGTACCGCCAACGCACTGGCAGCGACGGCCAGCGCGCCGTAGCCCAGCTCACGCCCACTCGGTTTATGGATGACTTTGTGCAATTGCGCATGGCATTCGCCGACCGGGACTTTCCACTGCTCGGCGGCGGCTTGTTCGAGCATGGTCCGCGCAGCAGCACCGCAACGGCGCATCGGTTCGTACCAGTGACGCATGCTGCGCGAACCGTCGGTGTCCTGATTGCCGAACCGCACTTCGTCGCCCGGCGCCTGTTGCACTTTCACCAGAGCCCAGTCGGCGTCCAGTTCATCGGCCACCACCATGGTCAAACTGGTGCGCACGCCCTGGCCCATTTCCGAACGGTTGCAGACTACCGTCACCGTGCCATCAGCGGCGATGCTGACGTACACCTTCGGATCATCGATCCAGCCGTTGGGCATG
Proteins encoded in this window:
- a CDS encoding YceD family protein is translated as MLNDPIPPHVDPRKLADRGTTLQGELLLADLERLCDPLSDTVGTVQAKFVFERDERKSVVIHSFIDTEVKMVCQRCLELVTLPIHSECSYAVVKEGANTQSLPKGYDVLELGEDPLDLQSLIEEELLLALPIVPAHHPEECQQPGGLEEAEPSEDEVTRSNPFSVLAQLKRDPNV
- a CDS encoding Maf family protein codes for the protein MLPLLLASSSAYRRELLARLQLPFTCSSPDIDESHRPGEPAIELVKRLAKEKAQALTGSHSAHLIIGSDQVAVLGDRIIGKPHTFEKAREQLQASSGASVTFLTGLALLNSQTGHCQVDCVPFTVHMRTLDTARIERYLRAEQPYDCAGSFKAEGLGVSLFQSTEGPDATSLIGLPLIRLIDMLLNEGVQIP
- the sppA gene encoding signal peptide peptidase SppA, which encodes MTDEWKAPAKASAESGDEKSWKLLEKTLLASVQEQRRSRRWGIFFKLLTFVYLFGALVLFTPLMDMEKAASRSGNYTALIDVTGMIADKEPASADNIVGSLRAAFEDEKVKGVILRINSPGGSPVQSGYVYDEIRRLRGLHPDTKVYAVISDLGASGAYYIASAADQIYADKASLVGSIGVTAAGYGFVGTMEKLGVERRTYTSGEHKSFLDPFQPQKPEETRFWQGVLDTTHQQFISSVKKGRGDRLKDKEHPELFSGLVWSGEQALPLGLIDGLGNASSVARDVIGEKELVDFTVQESPFDRFSKKLGASVAEHLAMWMGFNGPSLR
- a CDS encoding HAD-IA family hydrolase, producing the protein MRPSDYKLLIFDWDGTLADSIGRIVEAMHVASERSGFPLRDDFAVKGIIGLGLPEAIRTLYPEIGDNELVAFRQHYADHYIASEAVPSPLFEGVVESMEAFRAEGYHLAVATGKARRGLDRVLQAHGWEDYFDITRAADETASKPHPLMLEQILTHCEVRPEQALMVGDSSFDLQMARNAGMDSVAVSYGAQSIEALKLFEPALAIDRFSELHAWLSQRA
- the rluC gene encoding 23S rRNA pseudouridine(955/2504/2580) synthase RluC; translated protein: MTTTAPSTPAVQLLEVSPEYAGQRIDNFLLARLKGVPKTLIYRILRKGEVRVNKGRIKPEYKLQAGDIVRVPPVRVPERDEPVPLAQGLLQRLEASIIYEDKALMVINKPCGIAVHGGSGLTYGVIEAFRQLRPDAKELELVHRLDRDTSGLLMIAKKRSMLRHLHTALRGDGVDKRYMALVRGNWAASIKQVRASLGKSNLRSGERMVEVDEEEGKESVTVFKVLRRFGDFATLIEAKPITGRTHQIRVHTLHAGHCIAGDTKYGDEGFSKEIRDLGGKRLFLHAYMLTVPLPDGGELKLQAPVDEMWAKTVERLSAPI
- the rne gene encoding ribonuclease E, producing MKRMLINATQPEELRVALVDGQRLYDLDIESGAREQKKANIYKGRITRIEPSLEAAFVDFGSERHGFLPLKEISREYFKKAPEGRVNIKDVLSEGQEVIVQVEKEERGNKGAALTTFISLAGRYLVLMPNNPRAGGISRRIEGEERNELREALNGLVAPADMGLIVRTAGLGRSSEEMQWDLDYLLQLWTAIKEASLDRSAPFLIYQESNVIIRAIRDYLRQDIGEVLIDSVEAQDEALTFIRQVMPQYASKIKLYEDSVPLFNRFQIESQIETAFQRVVELPSGGSIVIDPTEALVSIDINSARATKGSDIEETALQTNLEAAEEIARQLRLRDIGGLIVIDFIDMTPAKNQRAVEEKVRECLEADRARVQVGRISRFGLLEMSRQRLRPSLGESSGIVCPRCNGTGIIRDVESLSLAILRLIEEEALKDRTAEVRAQVPIPVAAFLLNEKRNSITKIELRTRARIVILPNDHLETPHFEVQRLRDDSPEAAVGQSSYEIAAAAAEVEEVQPAAATRTLVRQEAAVKTAPARANAPVPTEVVAAPVAAPAVVPEPSLFKGLVKSLVGLFATKEEPAAPVAVEKPATTERPARNEERRNGRQQSRNRNGRRDEERKPREERAPREERAPREPREAREAREETPAVAREERAPREERAPRAPREERAPRAPREDRKPRGEREERVRELREPLDATAPVAAAAATAEERPARQPREERAPRPPREERQPRAEQAAAAVAEEELTGNEEQLQEDGQEGAEGDRPRRRSRGQRRRSNRRERQRDANGNVIEGSEESESAEGNEAGESREAPSAADLAAGLAVTAAVASSVISAPAEAQANEQAERATAATLETAPVEAPVVEATTPVEVTSAPEIEVAPAQEAQPQVEAAAEPAFIAEAPAVVAEPVVETVAETVTETVREVREEQTAFNWVAETAVAEAPAPEAEAKVSEPVVAAAEPAPVVEAPAPVVAEVAVPAVEAAPVSALTPSGRAPNDPREVRRRKREEERLQKEAELAAAAAPVAVEVAPVVAEVVEAAPAPAAEVTAEPADSVIDEAPRSVQEAVEQHEQALEKEHEPKPLV
- a CDS encoding nucleotidyltransferase family protein; the encoded protein is MSEPIGAIVLAAGQGNRFRQVAGADKDKLLADCAGRDGAVRSVIEQVLVSVPASLEKRVLVTTEDRPQVIRMAQAYGFEIVLIESTGMGDSIAAGVAVCPQLGGWLIVLGDMPFILPSSIERVVAGVADDSVSVPVHQGKYGHPVGFGRSFGPGLMALSGDHGAKPLFASARMVEVAVDDPGVLWDVDVPAALVFK
- a CDS encoding XdhC family protein, giving the protein MDSVDLNVLRSVLEWRRAGQRVVLYSVVQTWGTAPRAPGAMLALREDGVVIGSVSGGCVEDDLIARLHDGRIPADGPPVQLITYGVTREEAARFGLPCGGTLRLTEERVGDPEWVAELLARCEGHEIVARSLDLATGDVVLQPANKSDVLSFDGHTLRAIYGPRWRLLLIGAGQLSRYVAEMARLLDFEVLICDPRTEFAYGWEEQHGRFVSGMPDEAVLNIQTDERTAIVALTHDPRLDDMALLTALDSRAFYVGALGSRVNSLKRRDNLAQLGLSQEAIERLHGPIGLHIGSHSPAEIALSLLAEIVAIKNGVELKQKKPLREEV
- a CDS encoding xanthine dehydrogenase family protein molybdopterin-binding subunit, which codes for MSQLPNDFALSNFSRRGFLKGVGATGALVIAASWGWQDAFAAEKEKKFGADGMPNGWIDDPKVYVSIAADGTVTVVCNRSEMGQGVRTSLTMVVADELDADWALVKVQQAPGDEVRFGNQDTDGSRSMRHWYEPMRRCGAAARTMLEQAAAEQWKVPVGECHAQLHKVIHKPSGRELGYGALAVAASALAVPARDSVRLKEPSEFRYIGKEGTKAIDGADIVNGRAIYGADVHFDGMLYATIARPAVYGGKVKSVDDSAALKVPGVIKVIRIEGRPLPSEFQPLGGVAVVASNTWAAIKGRDALKIEWDDGPNASYDSIAYRKEIEAASLKPGKVVRNTGNIDEAMSSANSTVEASYYLPHLTQAPMEPMVAIARYKDGVCEAWAPSQAPQVTRERIGERLGIPFDNVTFNVTLLGGGFGRKSKPDFIIEAAILAKEFPGKAVRVQWTREDDIHCSYFHTVSAEYLKASLNKDGLPSGWLHRTVAPSITALFAPGMNHEAAFELGMGFTNMAYAIPNVRLENPEAAIHTRVGWYRSVSNIPHGFAIQSFVDELAHKAGEDPLKYQIKLLGPDRQIDPRTLSEEWNYGESPERYPIDTGRMRTVLETAAKAAGWGRELPKGRGLGLAVHYSFVTYVAAVIEVEVKDDGTLIVHKADIAVDCGPQINPERIRSQFEGACVMGLGNAVLGEISFKDGKVQQDNFHMYEVARMSLAPKEVAVHLVTPPGNVPLGGVGEPGVPPIAPALCNAIFAATGKRIRDLPVRFQLQGWQKAEA